A genomic window from Streptomyces mirabilis includes:
- a CDS encoding fibronectin type III domain-containing protein, which translates to MRRRAALVTLISTVLALGIPGAVSSAQPATSDLYVSPSGNDHANGTVHHPVRTLERARDLVRERVPGMKGDLTVHLASGTYRQTAPLTLDARDSGTGGHQVIWQGTGNTVVSGGRQVQGWRQVTGRPGLWSAPAPQGLTDTRQLYVDGVRAQRARGAVPVTLTQTATGYTASSDTLARWKHPSDAEFVYTSGESLWNVERNGLGQWTEPRCRIAAAEGTTITMVQPCWDNSNKRVEFPDIPGRTVSMVGPGHLTNGGRATYAENAYELLDQPGEWYLDRTAHRVYYLPRKGENLARADVEAAQAEKLIDGRGTAAAPVHDLAFRGLQFSYATWLTPSGPEGFSEIQAGYTITGEKGWATQGLCQYVEGGTCPFASWTKMPGNVSFAYGQRIAFSDDVFAHLGASGLDLGTGSKDSTVSASVFTDISGNGLEIGSVDGQTPSSEVKVTDNHLYGLPREYHGGVAILNGWTQNTTIAHNQIDHVGYSAVSLGWGGWPDKIGDPATPNPSHDNTVRDNLIFDYMQMLDDGGGIYTQGLTGTSLADGEKVTGNVIHDQWGLGKNVYTDNGCTYETVEGNVLYNASYANVASRHTDYRDTLGNNDPTLVKDNWWEEGTADGDNKGLVTTGNKIMAAPSDVPPEILGNAGLEPAHRGLLNRRVGAVSTPEAPSRVGTSTAGVDALYVTFNPSFVDGGSPVTGYTARAYDASGRQVGEQAVGAAEFKRTAVVRIGGLPASAGPLTVTVTASNAHGTSAPSLASLPLTPTAVTALPGAPTGPKLRTASTAATVAWTPPTATGDAKVVGYRVTVSDGRAPIDVTGRDVLVGQPSAKGMFRVIGGLSPGTSYTVTIATVTAAGTGPAATVTATTRA; encoded by the coding sequence GCGAACGGCACCGTCCACCACCCCGTACGCACCCTGGAACGCGCCCGCGACCTCGTCCGCGAGCGCGTCCCGGGGATGAAGGGCGACCTGACGGTCCACCTCGCCTCGGGTACGTACCGGCAGACCGCGCCCCTCACCCTCGACGCCCGGGATTCGGGCACCGGTGGCCACCAGGTGATCTGGCAGGGCACCGGGAACACCGTCGTCAGCGGTGGCCGACAGGTCCAGGGCTGGCGCCAGGTCACCGGGAGGCCGGGCCTGTGGTCCGCGCCCGCACCCCAAGGCCTCACCGACACACGGCAGTTGTACGTCGACGGGGTGCGCGCCCAGCGCGCCCGCGGGGCCGTGCCGGTGACCCTCACCCAGACCGCCACCGGATACACGGCGTCCTCCGACACCCTCGCGCGCTGGAAGCACCCCTCCGACGCCGAGTTCGTCTACACCAGCGGCGAGTCCCTGTGGAACGTCGAGCGCAACGGACTGGGCCAGTGGACCGAGCCGCGCTGCCGCATCGCCGCCGCCGAGGGCACCACGATCACGATGGTCCAGCCGTGCTGGGACAACTCCAACAAACGGGTCGAGTTCCCGGACATCCCCGGCCGCACGGTCAGCATGGTCGGGCCCGGCCACCTCACCAACGGCGGCAGGGCGACCTACGCCGAAAACGCCTACGAACTCCTGGACCAGCCCGGCGAGTGGTACCTCGACCGCACCGCGCACCGGGTCTACTACCTGCCCCGCAAGGGCGAGAACCTCGCGCGCGCCGACGTCGAGGCGGCTCAGGCCGAGAAGCTGATCGACGGACGGGGCACGGCCGCCGCGCCCGTCCACGACCTCGCCTTCCGCGGCCTGCAGTTCAGCTACGCCACCTGGCTCACCCCCTCGGGACCGGAGGGCTTCTCCGAGATCCAGGCGGGCTACACCATCACCGGCGAGAAAGGCTGGGCGACCCAGGGCCTGTGCCAGTACGTCGAGGGCGGCACCTGCCCGTTCGCGTCCTGGACCAAGATGCCGGGCAACGTCTCCTTCGCGTACGGGCAGCGCATCGCGTTCAGCGACGACGTCTTCGCCCATCTCGGCGCGTCCGGCCTCGACCTGGGCACCGGCTCGAAGGACTCCACGGTCAGCGCCAGCGTCTTCACCGACATCTCCGGAAACGGACTGGAGATCGGCTCAGTGGACGGGCAAACCCCGTCCTCCGAAGTCAAGGTGACGGACAATCACCTCTACGGACTGCCCCGCGAGTACCACGGCGGCGTGGCGATCCTCAACGGCTGGACCCAGAACACCACGATCGCCCACAACCAGATCGACCACGTCGGCTACAGCGCCGTCTCCCTCGGCTGGGGCGGCTGGCCCGACAAGATCGGCGACCCGGCGACCCCCAACCCCAGTCACGACAACACGGTCCGCGACAACCTGATCTTCGACTACATGCAGATGCTCGACGACGGCGGCGGCATCTACACCCAGGGACTGACGGGCACCTCCCTGGCCGACGGCGAGAAGGTCACCGGCAACGTCATCCACGACCAGTGGGGCCTCGGCAAGAACGTCTACACCGACAACGGCTGCACCTACGAGACGGTCGAGGGCAACGTCCTCTACAACGCCTCGTACGCCAACGTCGCCTCCCGCCACACCGACTACCGCGACACCCTCGGCAACAACGACCCGACCCTCGTCAAGGACAACTGGTGGGAGGAGGGAACCGCCGACGGCGACAACAAGGGCCTGGTGACGACCGGCAACAAGATCATGGCGGCCCCGTCCGACGTACCGCCGGAGATCCTCGGCAACGCGGGACTCGAACCCGCCCACCGCGGACTGCTGAACCGTCGCGTCGGCGCCGTCTCCACCCCGGAGGCACCCTCCCGCGTCGGCACCAGCACGGCGGGAGTCGACGCCCTGTACGTCACCTTCAACCCGAGCTTCGTGGACGGCGGTTCACCGGTGACCGGCTACACGGCGCGGGCGTACGACGCGTCCGGACGTCAGGTGGGCGAACAGGCCGTCGGCGCGGCCGAGTTCAAGCGCACGGCGGTCGTACGGATCGGCGGACTGCCCGCGTCGGCCGGCCCGCTCACGGTCACCGTCACCGCGAGCAACGCCCACGGCACCAGTGCCCCGTCGCTCGCCTCGCTCCCGCTGACCCCGACCGCCGTGACCGCGCTGCCGGGCGCACCGACCGGCCCCAAGCTGCGTACGGCGTCCACCGCGGCCACCGTGGCCTGGACCCCGCCGACGGCGACCGGCGACGCCAAGGTCGTCGGCTACCGCGTCACCGTCTCCGACGGCCGCGCCCCGATCGACGTCACGGGCCGGGACGTGCTGGTCGGCCAGCCCTCCGCGAAGGGCATGTTCCGGGTGATCGGAGGCCTCAGCCCGGGCACCTCGTACACCGTCACGATCGCGACGGTGACGGCGGCGGGCACGGGACCGGCGGCCACCGTGACGGCCACCACCAGGGCGTGA
- a CDS encoding ABC transporter permease produces the protein MASTETKADAAGRPVKDSPGNDMAGLEAGLDALETTAHTGRPAFRQTFVEKILPPLVALALVLVVWQALISFKVVTDPSKLPSPSDVWGEVKDAWLQGTLLGYIWTSVSRGLLGFLFALAIGTPLGLLVARVKFVRAAIGPILSGLQSLPSVAWVPPAVIWLGLNNSMMFAVILLGAVPSIANGLVSGVDQVPPLFLRAGRTMGATGLRGTWHIVMPAALPGYLAGLKQGWAFSWRSLMAAEIIASSPDLGIGLGQLLENGRTASSMSMVFLAIFLILFVGIAIDLLIFSPLERWVLRSRGLLVKS, from the coding sequence ATGGCCAGCACTGAGACGAAGGCCGACGCGGCCGGCCGGCCCGTCAAGGACAGCCCCGGCAACGACATGGCGGGCCTGGAAGCGGGCCTCGACGCCCTGGAGACGACCGCGCACACGGGCCGGCCGGCCTTCCGCCAGACCTTCGTCGAGAAGATACTGCCGCCGCTCGTCGCCCTCGCCCTGGTACTGGTGGTGTGGCAGGCGCTGATCTCGTTCAAGGTCGTCACCGACCCGAGCAAGCTGCCCTCACCGTCCGACGTCTGGGGCGAGGTCAAGGACGCCTGGCTGCAGGGCACGCTGCTCGGCTACATCTGGACGAGTGTCTCGCGCGGTCTGCTCGGGTTCCTCTTCGCCCTGGCCATCGGCACCCCGCTGGGTCTGCTGGTGGCCCGGGTGAAGTTCGTCCGCGCCGCGATCGGCCCCATCCTCTCCGGGCTCCAGTCGCTGCCCTCCGTGGCCTGGGTGCCGCCGGCCGTCATCTGGCTGGGCCTGAACAACTCGATGATGTTCGCGGTGATCCTGCTCGGCGCCGTCCCCTCCATCGCCAACGGCCTGGTGTCGGGCGTGGACCAGGTGCCGCCGCTGTTCCTGCGGGCGGGCCGCACGATGGGCGCGACGGGCCTGCGCGGAACCTGGCACATCGTGATGCCGGCCGCGCTGCCCGGCTATCTGGCCGGTCTGAAGCAGGGCTGGGCGTTCTCCTGGCGCTCCCTGATGGCGGCGGAGATCATCGCCTCCTCCCCCGACCTGGGCATCGGCCTCGGTCAGCTGCTGGAGAACGGCCGCACCGCCAGTTCCATGTCGATGGTCTTCCTCGCCATCTTCCTCATCCTGTTCGTCGGTATCGCCATCGACCTGCTGATCTTCAGCCCGCTGGAGCGGTGGGTGCTGCGCAGCCGCGGTCTCCTGGTGAAGAGCTGA
- a CDS encoding ABC transporter ATP-binding protein — protein sequence MATTLAKAADGAEVMEQAARIEHVSKSFAGPTGPQLVLDDITLDVAPGEFVTLLGASGCGKSTLLNLVAGLDAPTAGNITTNGRPALMFQEHALFPWLTAGKNIELALRLRGVAKSERRDRAEELLELVRLKGAYGKRVHELSGGMRQRVAMARALAQDSQILLMDEPFAALDAITRDVLHDELTRIWRETQLSVLFVTHNVREAVRLAERVVLLSSRPGRVAHEWRVDIPQPRRIEDAAVAELSVEITEQLRGEIRRHGQH from the coding sequence ATGGCCACGACCCTCGCCAAGGCCGCCGACGGCGCCGAAGTGATGGAGCAAGCCGCCCGGATCGAGCATGTCTCGAAGTCCTTCGCCGGACCGACGGGGCCCCAGCTCGTCCTCGACGACATCACCCTCGATGTCGCGCCGGGCGAGTTCGTCACCCTCCTGGGGGCCTCGGGGTGTGGAAAGTCGACGCTGCTCAACCTGGTCGCGGGTCTCGACGCCCCGACCGCGGGCAACATCACGACCAACGGGCGTCCGGCCCTGATGTTCCAGGAGCACGCCCTCTTCCCGTGGCTGACCGCGGGCAAGAACATCGAGCTCGCGTTGCGGCTGCGCGGCGTCGCGAAGTCCGAGCGTCGCGACCGGGCGGAGGAACTGCTCGAACTCGTCCGGCTGAAGGGCGCGTACGGGAAGCGGGTGCATGAGCTGTCCGGCGGTATGCGCCAGCGCGTCGCGATGGCCCGCGCGCTCGCCCAGGACAGCCAGATCCTGCTGATGGACGAGCCGTTCGCGGCGCTGGACGCCATCACGCGGGACGTCCTGCACGACGAACTGACCCGGATCTGGCGCGAGACCCAGCTGTCCGTCCTCTTCGTCACCCACAACGTGCGTGAGGCGGTGCGGCTGGCCGAGCGGGTCGTCCTGCTGTCCTCGCGCCCCGGCCGGGTGGCCCACGAGTGGCGGGTCGACATCCCGCAGCCGCGTCGTATCGAGGACGCGGCCGTGGCGGAGCTGTCCGTCGAGATCACCGAACAACTGCGTGGGGAGATCCGCCGCCATGGCCAGCACTGA
- a CDS encoding aliphatic sulfonate ABC transporter substrate-binding protein — protein MPAIRSNLVHRGIAAAIALPLLALAACSYGSESKSDSSSKEKVAAGSSKIDGLDTVKIGYFGNLTHATALVGRQEGLFQKALGGTKAEYSTFNAGPSEIEALNSGSIDIGWIGPSPAINGFTKSQGKSLRIIGGSASGGVKLVVDPKKIKSLKDVKGKKIATPQLGNTQDVAFLNWIADQGWKVDAQSGKGDVSVVRTDNKITPDAYRSGSIDGAWVPEPTASKLVAEGGKVLLDEASLWPDKKFVITNIIVSQKFLKEHPKVVEAVLKGSVDTNKWISANPGQAKAAANAQLKVDSGKELPAKVLDPAWKSIQITNDPLASTLNTEAEHAVKAGLLKKPDLNGIYDLTLLNKVLGAAGESTVDDAGLGVK, from the coding sequence GTGCCTGCCATCCGCTCGAACCTTGTACACCGTGGCATAGCCGCCGCCATCGCACTCCCCCTGCTCGCGCTCGCCGCCTGCAGCTACGGCTCCGAGTCGAAGAGCGACTCCTCCTCCAAGGAGAAGGTCGCCGCCGGATCCTCGAAGATCGACGGCCTCGACACCGTGAAGATCGGCTACTTCGGCAACCTCACGCACGCGACCGCGCTGGTCGGCCGTCAGGAAGGCCTCTTCCAGAAGGCGCTGGGCGGCACGAAGGCGGAGTACTCCACCTTCAACGCGGGCCCCTCCGAGATCGAGGCGCTGAACTCGGGCTCGATCGACATCGGCTGGATCGGCCCCTCGCCCGCGATCAACGGCTTCACCAAGTCCCAGGGCAAGAGCCTGCGCATCATCGGCGGTTCGGCGTCCGGCGGTGTGAAGCTCGTGGTGGACCCGAAGAAGATCAAGTCCCTGAAGGACGTCAAGGGCAAGAAGATCGCGACCCCGCAGCTCGGCAACACGCAGGACGTGGCGTTCCTCAACTGGATCGCGGACCAGGGCTGGAAGGTCGACGCGCAGAGCGGCAAGGGCGACGTCTCGGTCGTCCGTACGGACAACAAGATCACCCCCGACGCCTACAGGTCCGGCTCCATCGACGGCGCCTGGGTGCCGGAGCCGACCGCGTCCAAGCTGGTCGCCGAGGGCGGCAAGGTACTGCTCGACGAGGCCTCCCTGTGGCCCGACAAGAAGTTCGTGATCACGAACATCATCGTGTCGCAGAAGTTCCTCAAGGAGCACCCGAAGGTCGTCGAGGCCGTGCTGAAGGGCTCGGTCGACACCAACAAGTGGATCAGCGCCAACCCCGGCCAGGCGAAGGCCGCGGCCAACGCCCAGCTGAAGGTCGACTCCGGCAAGGAGCTCCCGGCGAAGGTGCTCGACCCGGCCTGGAAGTCCATCCAGATCACCAATGACCCGCTGGCCTCCACCCTCAACACCGAGGCGGAGCACGCGGTCAAGGCGGGCCTGCTGAAGAAGCCCGACCTGAACGGGATCTACGACCTCACGCTCCTGAACAAGGTCCTGGGGGCCGCGGGCGAGAGCACGGTCGACGACGCCGGTCTCGGCGTCAAGTAA
- a CDS encoding sulfate adenylyltransferase subunit 1, with protein MTSTTEPTEPLSVEQLSATTLLRFATAGSVDDGKSTLVGRLLHDSKSVLTDQLEAVERVSASRGQDAPDLALLTDGLRAEREQGITIDVAYRYFATARRRFILADTPGHVQYTRNMVTGASTADLAVVLVDARNGVIEQTRRHAAVAALLRVPHVVLAVNKMDLVEYKESVFAAIAEEFTAYASELGVPEITAIPISALAGDNVVDASANMDWYGGPTVLEHLETVPVSHDLGHCHARLPVQYVIRPQTAEHPDYRGYAGQIAAGSFRVGESVTVLPSGRTTKVAGIDLLGKQVDVAWTPQSVTLLLEDDIDVSRGDLIVPSKDAPPTTQDVEATVCHVADQPLTVGHRVLLKHGTRTVKAIVKDIPSRLTLDDLSLHPHPGQLVANDIGRVKIRAAEPLPLDSYADSRRTGAFILIDPADGTTLTAGMVGESFAAPQPVKDEGDDDGWDF; from the coding sequence ATGACCAGCACCACCGAACCCACCGAGCCGCTGTCGGTCGAGCAGTTGTCGGCGACCACGCTCCTGCGCTTCGCGACCGCCGGCTCCGTCGACGACGGCAAGTCCACGCTGGTCGGACGGCTGCTGCACGACTCCAAGTCGGTCCTGACGGACCAGTTGGAGGCCGTGGAGCGCGTCTCGGCGAGCCGGGGCCAGGACGCCCCCGACCTCGCTCTCCTCACCGACGGCCTGCGCGCCGAGCGCGAGCAGGGCATCACCATCGACGTCGCCTACCGCTACTTCGCGACGGCGCGCCGCCGGTTCATCCTCGCCGACACCCCCGGGCACGTGCAGTACACCCGGAACATGGTCACCGGCGCCTCGACCGCCGACCTGGCCGTCGTCCTCGTCGACGCCCGCAACGGCGTCATCGAGCAGACCCGTCGGCACGCGGCCGTCGCCGCGCTGCTGCGTGTCCCGCACGTGGTCCTCGCCGTCAACAAGATGGACCTCGTCGAGTACAAGGAGTCCGTCTTCGCCGCGATCGCCGAGGAGTTCACGGCGTACGCCTCCGAGCTGGGCGTTCCCGAGATCACCGCGATCCCGATCTCGGCGCTCGCCGGTGACAACGTGGTGGACGCCTCCGCGAACATGGACTGGTACGGCGGCCCGACGGTCCTGGAGCACCTGGAGACGGTCCCGGTCAGCCACGACCTGGGGCACTGCCACGCCCGTCTGCCCGTGCAGTACGTGATCCGCCCGCAGACCGCCGAGCACCCCGACTACCGGGGGTACGCCGGTCAGATCGCCGCCGGTAGCTTCCGGGTCGGCGAGAGTGTGACCGTGCTGCCCTCCGGGCGCACCACGAAGGTCGCCGGGATCGATCTGCTGGGCAAGCAGGTCGACGTGGCGTGGACCCCGCAGTCGGTGACCCTCCTGCTGGAGGACGACATCGACGTCTCGCGCGGTGACCTGATCGTGCCGAGCAAGGACGCGCCCCCGACCACGCAGGACGTCGAGGCGACCGTCTGCCACGTGGCCGACCAGCCGCTCACCGTCGGCCACCGGGTGCTGCTCAAGCACGGCACCCGCACGGTGAAGGCGATCGTCAAGGACATCCCGTCCCGGCTGACGCTCGACGACCTGTCGCTGCACCCGCACCCGGGTCAGTTGGTCGCCAACGACATCGGCCGCGTCAAGATCCGTGCCGCCGAGCCGCTTCCGCTCGACTCGTACGCCGACTCCCGGCGCACCGGCGCGTTCATCCTGATCGACCCGGCGGACGGCACCACGCTGACCGCGGGCATGGTCGGCGAGTCGTTCGCCGCGCCGCAGCCGGTCAAGGACGAGGGCGACGACGACGGGTGGGACTTCTGA
- the cysD gene encoding sulfate adenylyltransferase subunit CysD has product MTTVASVSEETDSSPYALSHLDALESEAVHIFREVAGEFERPVILFSGGKDSIVMLHLALKAFAPAAIPFTLLHVDTGHNFPEVLEYRDRTVEKHGLRLHIASVQDYIDRGVLRERPDGTRNPLQTVPLTEKIQSERFDAVFGGGRRDEEKARAKERVFSLRDEFSQWDPRRQRPELWQLYNGRHAPGEHVRVFPLSNWTELDVWQYIAREGIELPDIYFAHEREVFQRSNMWLTAGEWGGPKDGETVEKRLVRYRTVGDMSCTGAVDSDATTLDAVIAEIAASRLTERGATRADDKMSEAAMEDRKREGYF; this is encoded by the coding sequence ATGACGACCGTCGCCAGTGTCTCCGAGGAGACGGACAGCAGCCCGTACGCGCTCTCGCACCTGGACGCCCTGGAGTCCGAGGCGGTCCACATCTTCCGTGAGGTCGCGGGCGAGTTCGAACGGCCGGTGATCCTCTTCTCCGGCGGCAAGGACTCCATCGTCATGCTGCACCTCGCCCTGAAGGCCTTCGCCCCCGCCGCGATCCCCTTCACCCTGCTGCACGTCGACACCGGACACAACTTCCCCGAAGTCCTCGAATACCGCGACCGGACCGTGGAAAAGCACGGACTGCGGCTGCACATCGCCTCCGTGCAGGACTACATCGACCGCGGAGTCCTGCGCGAACGCCCCGACGGCACCCGCAACCCCCTGCAGACCGTGCCCCTCACCGAGAAGATCCAGTCCGAACGCTTCGACGCCGTCTTCGGCGGCGGACGCCGCGACGAGGAGAAGGCCCGCGCGAAAGAACGCGTCTTCTCCCTGCGCGACGAGTTCTCCCAGTGGGACCCCCGCCGCCAGCGCCCCGAACTGTGGCAGCTCTACAACGGCCGCCACGCACCCGGCGAACACGTCCGCGTCTTCCCCCTCTCCAACTGGACCGAACTGGACGTCTGGCAGTACATCGCCCGCGAAGGCATCGAACTGCCCGACATCTACTTCGCGCACGAGCGCGAGGTCTTCCAGCGGTCGAACATGTGGCTGACCGCCGGTGAGTGGGGCGGACCCAAGGACGGCGAGACGGTCGAGAAGCGGCTCGTCCGCTACCGGACCGTCGGCGACATGTCCTGCACCGGCGCCGTCGACTCCGACGCGACCACGCTGGACGCCGTGATCGCCGAGATCGCCGCCTCCCGGCTCACCGAGCGGGGCGCCACCCGCGCCGACGACAAGATGTCCGAGGCCGCGATGGAAGACCGCAAGCGTGAGGGGTACTTCTAG
- the cysC gene encoding adenylyl-sulfate kinase — MTTTTQISQEQQVTTGATIWLTGLPSAGKTTIAYELAGRLRDEGHRVEVLDGDEIREFLSSGLGFSREDRDTNVQRIGFLAELLSRNGVKALVPVIAPYADSREAVRKRHRTGGTPYLEVHVATPVEVCSVRDVKGLYAKQAAGEISGLTGVDDPYEEPASPDLRIESHTQSVQESAAALHALLTERGLA, encoded by the coding sequence ATGACCACGACCACCCAGATCTCCCAGGAGCAGCAAGTGACGACCGGAGCCACCATCTGGCTCACGGGTCTGCCGAGCGCCGGCAAGACCACCATCGCGTACGAGCTGGCCGGCCGGCTGCGCGACGAGGGCCACCGCGTCGAGGTGCTCGACGGCGACGAGATCCGCGAGTTCCTCTCGTCGGGCCTCGGTTTCTCGCGCGAGGACCGCGACACGAACGTGCAGCGGATCGGTTTCCTCGCCGAGCTGCTCTCCCGCAACGGCGTCAAGGCGCTCGTCCCGGTGATCGCGCCGTACGCCGACAGCCGCGAGGCGGTCCGCAAGCGTCACCGGACCGGCGGCACCCCGTACCTGGAGGTGCACGTGGCGACGCCGGTCGAGGTCTGCTCCGTGCGCGACGTGAAGGGGCTGTACGCCAAGCAGGCCGCGGGGGAGATCTCGGGGCTGACCGGCGTCGACGACCCGTACGAGGAGCCCGCGTCGCCCGATCTGCGCATCGAGTCGCACACCCAGTCCGTGCAGGAGTCCGCGGCCGCGCTCCATGCGCTGCTCACCGAAAGGGGTCTCGCATGA
- a CDS encoding phosphoadenylyl-sulfate reductase: MTTIQKDRGDREGREDREGRTAEDLKRLAEQAGRDLEDASALEILQWAVETFGKTFCVTSSMEDAVVAHLASRAQPGDSQVDVVFLDTGYHFPETIGTRDAVEAVMDVNVITLTPRRTVAEQDAEYGPKLHDRDPDLCCALRKVKPLEEGLTRYDAWATGLRRDESPTRANTPVVGWDEKRQKVKISPIARWTQDDVDAYVAEHGVLTNPLLMDGYASVGCAPCTRRVLEGEDARAGRWAGRSKTECGLHG; this comes from the coding sequence ATGACGACGATTCAGAAAGACCGGGGAGACCGGGAAGGCCGGGAAGACCGGGAAGGCCGTACGGCCGAGGACCTGAAGCGCCTCGCCGAGCAGGCGGGGCGCGACCTCGAGGACGCCTCGGCCCTGGAGATCCTCCAGTGGGCCGTCGAGACCTTCGGCAAGACGTTCTGCGTGACCTCCTCCATGGAGGACGCGGTCGTCGCCCACCTCGCCTCCCGCGCCCAGCCGGGCGACAGCCAAGTCGACGTGGTCTTCCTCGACACCGGCTACCACTTCCCCGAGACCATCGGCACCCGGGACGCGGTCGAGGCCGTGATGGACGTCAACGTCATCACCCTCACCCCGCGCCGGACCGTCGCCGAGCAGGACGCCGAGTACGGCCCCAAGCTGCACGACCGCGACCCCGACCTGTGCTGCGCCCTGCGCAAGGTCAAGCCCCTGGAAGAGGGCCTGACCAGGTACGACGCCTGGGCGACCGGACTGCGCCGCGACGAGTCCCCGACCCGGGCGAACACCCCGGTCGTCGGCTGGGACGAGAAGCGGCAGAAGGTCAAGATCTCGCCGATCGCCCGCTGGACGCAGGACGACGTGGACGCGTACGTCGCCGAGCACGGCGTCCTCACCAACCCGCTGCTGATGGACGGCTACGCATCCGTCGGCTGCGCGCCCTGCACCCGCCGTGTGCTGGAGGGCGAGGACGCCCGCGCCGGCCGCTGGGCGGGACGGTCCAAGACCGAGTGCGGGCTGCACGGATGA
- a CDS encoding nitrite/sulfite reductase, translated as MAATPQNPAAAPRRKVSRHRGEGQWAVGHFTPLNGNEQFKKDDDGLNVRTRIETIYSKRGFDSIDPNDLRGRMRWWGLYTQRKPGIDGGKTAILEPEELDDKYFMLRVRIDGGRLTTDQLRVIGEISQEFARGTADLTDRQNVQYHWIRIEDVPEIWNRLEAVGLSTTEACGDTPRVILGSPVAGIAEDEIIDGTPAIDEIHRRIIGNKDFSNLPRKFKSAISGSPLLDVAHEINDVAFVGVNHPERGPGFDLWVGGGLSTNPKIGQRLGAWVPLDEVPDVYEGVISIFRDYGYRRLRTRARLKFLVADWGVEKFRQILEDEYLERKLVDGPAPDQPVARWRDHVGVHRQQDGRFYVGFAPRVGRVDGTTLTKIAELAAAHGSGRLRTTVEQKMIVLDVTEDQIDSLVEGLEALDLTVRPSTFRRGTMACTGIEYCKLAIVETKARGASLIDELERRIPEFEEPITININGCPNACARIQVADIGLKGQLVLNDQGEQVEGFQVHLGGALGLEAGFGRKVRGLKVTSDELPDYIERVLKRFQAEREDDERFATWAARADEESLS; from the coding sequence ATGGCCGCCACCCCGCAGAATCCCGCCGCCGCGCCCCGCCGCAAGGTGAGTCGTCACCGCGGCGAGGGTCAGTGGGCCGTGGGTCACTTCACCCCGCTCAACGGAAACGAACAGTTCAAGAAGGACGACGACGGTCTCAATGTGCGGACACGCATTGAGACGATCTACTCGAAGCGCGGCTTCGACTCGATCGACCCCAACGACCTTCGTGGACGCATGCGCTGGTGGGGGCTGTACACCCAGCGCAAGCCCGGGATCGACGGCGGCAAGACCGCGATCCTGGAGCCGGAGGAGCTGGACGACAAGTACTTCATGCTGCGCGTCCGCATCGACGGCGGCCGGCTGACCACCGACCAACTGCGCGTCATCGGCGAGATCTCGCAGGAGTTCGCGCGCGGCACCGCCGACCTCACCGACCGCCAGAACGTGCAGTACCACTGGATCCGCATCGAGGACGTCCCCGAGATCTGGAACCGGCTCGAAGCCGTCGGGCTGTCCACCACCGAGGCCTGCGGTGACACGCCCCGCGTCATCCTCGGCTCGCCCGTCGCCGGCATCGCCGAGGACGAGATCATTGACGGCACCCCGGCCATCGACGAGATCCACCGCCGGATCATCGGCAACAAGGACTTCTCGAACCTGCCCCGCAAGTTCAAGTCCGCGATCTCCGGCTCGCCGCTGCTCGACGTGGCGCACGAGATCAACGACGTCGCCTTCGTCGGCGTGAACCACCCGGAGCGCGGCCCCGGCTTCGACCTCTGGGTCGGCGGCGGCCTCTCCACCAACCCCAAGATCGGCCAGCGCCTCGGCGCCTGGGTCCCGCTGGACGAGGTCCCGGACGTCTACGAGGGCGTCATCTCGATCTTCCGCGACTACGGCTACCGGCGCCTGCGCACCCGCGCCCGTCTGAAGTTCCTGGTCGCCGACTGGGGCGTGGAGAAGTTCCGTCAGATCCTGGAGGACGAGTACCTCGAGCGGAAGCTCGTCGACGGCCCGGCCCCCGACCAGCCGGTCGCCCGCTGGCGCGACCACGTCGGTGTGCACCGCCAGCAGGACGGCCGCTTCTACGTCGGCTTCGCGCCGCGCGTCGGCCGCGTGGACGGCACTACCCTCACGAAGATCGCCGAGCTGGCCGCGGCACACGGCTCGGGCCGGCTGCGCACCACCGTCGAGCAGAAGATGATCGTGCTCGACGTGACGGAGGACCAGATCGACTCGCTGGTGGAGGGCCTCGAAGCCCTCGACCTGACCGTCAGGCCCTCCACCTTCCGGCGCGGCACGATGGCCTGCACCGGCATCGAGTACTGCAAGCTCGCGATCGTCGAGACCAAGGCGCGCGGTGCTTCCCTGATCGACGAACTCGAGCGCCGCATCCCCGAGTTCGAAGAGCCCATCACCATCAACATCAACGGCTGCCCGAACGCCTGCGCCCGTATCCAGGTCGCGGACATCGGTCTCAAGGGCCAGCTGGTCCTGAACGACCAGGGCGAGCAGGTCGAGGGCTTCCAGGTGCACCTGGGCGGAGCGCTCGGCCTGGAGGCCGGCTTCGGCCGCAAGGTCCGTGGCCTGAAGGTCACCTCGGACGAGCTTCCCGACTACATCGAGCGGGTCCTCAAGCGCTTCCAGGCGGAGCGCGAGGACGACGAGCGCTTCGCCACCTGGGCCGCCCGTGCCGACGAGGAGTCGCTGTCGTGA
- a CDS encoding putative leader peptide yields MSGTGIALVSRRHVDLGRMSSAICPAS; encoded by the coding sequence ATGTCTGGAACTGGAATTGCCTTGGTGAGTCGGCGGCACGTCGACCTCGGCCGCATGTCCAGCGCCATCTGTCCGGCGAGCTGA